tgtataatctgaacatatttttgttacactattgctacatgttcgattgctaccagcttgtatttataattacctgcatagtatgcctttgattttatgaataaccatgtatgctcttcatgcctcatcttcatcatcatcatcattatcatcgtcatcatcatcatcatctttattatcacgttttgcgacctccttttgttagttaactttttaactttttaatttttaattttttaattatataattgtgtgtctatgcgtcccaaggacagattgtaagaaaaggcgtagccttaaatcttaatccttgttaaataaagttcaattcaattcaattcaattatctctctctctctctctctctctctctctctctctctctctctctctctctctctctctctctctctctctctctcttatttaaaagatttaaatcaaataaaggcgtgctccttcacaaaatcctttccggccatgcaccgagtgctttcattacaaaatttaaagtaACACATGTGGCTGTAGCTCAATAATTAATTCATTTTGGTCACTTGTACAAATAATCTCATAAACGTCCTTTAAAGTTGATAGAAGGAGGATTGGCTACAGtattcgaacacagaaaaaaattgttGGTACGATATTTTCGAGAAAAAGAATTCGTAGGCCTAAACATTATTCAACAAGGCCTTTGGCGTAATCGTCACCGGAAGTCAAGGGAACTCCCTACTTCCGCCACTACTGCCGCTATCAATTGACAAGTACAACATCACTATGTCGTCGCCATCGGTAAGTTTCAAAGGCCGTGCAATAACTTTTCGCCCCTAACTTAAGTCTATTTAGATTTGGgatccaaaagtgttctacattatcaagaagaagaagaactggaagCAATCTGTCGACATGAGAGTGACAGAGTGAGAGTCATTCATGTCACTACCGCAAAAACCGCCCCACTCGCATTTTCTGAGTTTGACGGTAAGAGTAAGCATACTCGTAGATCTTGATAATTATAAAGGGTAACAGCCTTCATGAACTTTGGAGCATAGGCTGTATGCCTCTTAGCTTCTTTTTGCTTTCGATGGGTTGCTTCTAGATCTGTCGTAATCCCTGTAGCACTACATCAATCATTCAATGTACTTGTGGACTTTTGCTCAGAACATGTAAACAGCATAAAGTACTCGGTTGGTTTTTAATTTTCTATTATTCCTTGGTCATCACTTGTTTGATGGATGATGCCCTCCTTCCCTCTTTGCTCCCTCTAGAATCATGTGCAAAGAATGTGACAGAAGAAGACTTTGACTGTCTAGCAGTCCTAACCTAAGTATTTCTCTCATAACCCCACCCATACCCCCAGGTGTGTTCTCATATACATTAGTTTGATGAGAAAATTTGCTAGTAAAAACTGGTTTGGCACTCACAGATGACAAAAAGAGTGGAGAGCTTACCAGATGTATTTCTACATGCTGAAGATACAACTAATTTATTATTGTTGATTTCAGACAAGCCGGAGTGATCATGAAACAGACTCGCCTGCACCCCACAGAGGGAGAGGAAGGAggagaggaaggggagggggaagaggaggtgGTCAGCCTCAAGAACAAGATCAGGTGTGTTTTCATGTCCATTACTTTGAGAACATTTGCTATTTTGGCTCTAATAGATGAGACTGAAgagcttacaattaattatatgAAAATTAGTTCTACATGCTGAAGATACAACTATTTTATTATTGTTGATTTCAGACAAGCCGGAGTGATCATGAAACAGACTCGCCTGCACCCCACAGAGGGAGAGGAAGGAggagaggaaggggagggggaagaggaggtgGTCAGCCTCAAGAACAAGATCAGGTGTGTTTTCATGTCCATTAGTTTGAGAACATTTGCTATTTTGGCTCTAATAGATGAGACTGAAgagcttacaattaattatatgAAAATTAGTTCTACATGCTGAAGATACAACTATTTTATTATTGTTGATTTCAGACAAGCCGGAGTGATCATGAAACAGACTCGCCTGCACCccacagagggagagggaggaggagaggaaggggagggggaagaggaggtgGTCAGCCTCAAGAACAAGATCAGGTGTGTTTTCATGTGTACATTACAGTGAAATCTGTGGTATCCATACTGGTCTTATCCAAATACCCTGTGATATACAACTGGGGAATTACCCAAATACGTATTACTTAGTCTGAATCTGACCTGTGGTATCCAACTACCTGTGGTATCCAACTCTTTTTGTCTGGGCCCCTTCGTTGTTGGATACCACAGGTTTCGCTATAGTTTGAGGAGAAAATGTGCTAGTTTGGCACACATAGATGAGAGAATTGGAGAAGTTACCATTAGATGTAAATTAGTTCTTCATGTTGAAGACACAAATGTTTTATTAATGCTGTTTTCAGACATGTTCCACAAGTAACGAAAGAGGAGGAGACAGGGGGAGAGGAAGGAGGAGAGGAGGACGAGGGGCGACAGCACAGCAGCGGGGCTCTTCAAGTGGCAGGGGGAGAGGTGGTCGAGGGAGGTGGGATGTGGCCGGCATCCCCACTGCGCAGCAGCACAGGAATAACTTGCAGGTgtgtttttaattaatttgaCATTATTATGAGGAGATATGAATAGCAAAGTCTTTCGCATGTATACACAGATAATGATAACAGCACACATGTttcattttaaaacatgtttgtTGTCTTTACATTATTACAGACTCAGATCCAACAGCTGGATATTGCACAACTGCGACAACTGGCCCTCGACCTGGCTGTTGCACAACCAGGTCTTGTTTTTGACATGCTTGGTAAGTAACTTCTGCTTTATGGTGTTCTGATATAAGTTTGCTCTTGTCATTATTGTGGTATTTTGTGTGAGCTCTCTATGTAGTATTTTGTTTCTGCATTCTGCTGAAAGTATTTTTTcaatggttttgttgttgttgtatacaaaaaacaaaacaaaaaaaatatatttacatccatggtgcattattgattttttttactttgacatTGGTAATCATAAAATATGTATCATAaattaagaaataaaaatgcttTCTGTTGAAAACAGCCGATCAGTCGTCTGTGCCAACACCTGCACCATCACCAGACCATGCAGCCTGGCCGGACTGGTGTGTGTGCCGACATTGTCGGCACATGCCCACACCTGCAGAACGGATCTGCTGCCAGCGCCGCACTCAGTGCATATCAAGAATGCCTGTACGTATGCCcattttttatataaaaaagtatttattaaaaaaatatttacatgaaaaaaaagataaacacAGTCATGGTCAGATTGTGTACTTGTGCAGGGTAATATAGTTGTATGTaatgatatacagtggaacctgctaGTACTCATACTATAGTGGACTCTATTATTGTGATTTTCCACTTATAATGAAGagggtttttttcccccttgGGTTCTCTCTGTTAGACAAAAATCTAAACTGTAATAGCAAATTTCTTTTAGTGAACGACTTTCCTCTTCCCTTGAAGTTCACATTGGTATGTAGTCCTTGGAGtccaattattattatttatttatttttgtatttcttatttttgtatttgaaaaaaaatgaaatttggATATTTACAACGCGCTTTATCTTTGCTGTGTAGGAAACTAAAAGCGCGGCAAAGGTCGCACTTTACCAGGCGCCCCACTCAAGGCCCAacagggattcgaacccgggtcaatgtgatgtgttgttactttgatgattacaattattatttcttttttcttttgcagGAGATGAACATCATTTTACATCCGTTCGTGCTACACCTGAGCAGGAGGCAGCGGGTGGACATTTTGGTGTTTGCGGAAGAGGGAGGCGAAGCCGCCTCCAATCGCCATGCTGCCTATCGCCAGTTTGTTTTCTGGCAGCATGGTCGTTTGGGGGCTGGTAACAGGAGGGCTATCCCTTCATGTTGTGTGTGGGCCATTCGGGATACTTACCCCAGTCCCAACAATGTTTATACAGGATACATTCCAGCGCGCTTGCAGTAGATGGGGTAATTGCTCTTGAATACCGACACACAACATGGAGGGATATTTTTCGTCTGTCTCTTCCTCAAGCACCAAAATGTCCTGAGGACTTGGACATGTTTGACTTTtagttttcaaatttttaattgCCTCTCTGTATGGTTGTAACAGCTGTTTGATTGTTTCCATGGGTTTTTGCACACATTACTTTTTGAGTGCAAGAAAAATATTACAGAAACATTTTGTCTTGAAAATGAGAATGTTATTTTGGTTGACTAGAAAATTATGTTAAAATGGTTTCTTCAGCTGAGCTGTTTGTTTTGTACAAGTTTGTGTTCATTTACTTTGTATGTACTAGTATGACTCCACAAGTTAATTTTAATAAATGTATAtttgaccaacaacaaaacaagttcATGTGCCAGCAGTGACACAATGTCATATCATGTAAATTATGCTGTCAGATTTTGAAATTGTGTAATTCTGAATACAGAATCTGAATCACTTCCACTTTTTGTAATGGGTTCAGAAAAAGAAACatgatgttattgtttttaaatttatatcacacaacaaacacacaatagtCTTTAGTCATTTTCAAAGTGGTGTACATCCCTTTATCTGCAGACAACAAAcagtttctgtctttgttttttgtttttttcttttctttcagcaGACATACTGT
This region of Littorina saxatilis isolate snail1 unplaced genomic scaffold, US_GU_Lsax_2.0 scaffold_2570, whole genome shotgun sequence genomic DNA includes:
- the LOC138954405 gene encoding uncharacterized protein, which translates into the protein MKQTRLHPTEGEGGGEEGEGEEEVVSLKNKIRHVPQVTKEEETGGEEGGEEDEGRQHSSGALQVAGGEVVEGGGMWPASPLRSSTGITCRLRSNSWILHNCDNWPSTWLLHNQVLFLTCLPISRLCQHLHHHQTMQPGRTGVCADIVGTCPHLQNGSAASAALSAYQECLR